One window of the Staphylococcus equorum genome contains the following:
- the qoxC gene encoding cytochrome aa3 quinol oxidase subunit III, translating to MSHDANTIDQRSHEGELNKLGFWIFLTAEFSLFGTLFAALLTLQHGGDYGGKMTTELFELPLVLIMTFALLISSYTCGIAIYYMRKEKEKLMMIWMIITVLLGVVFVGFEIYEFIHYVHEGVNLSIGSYWSSFFILLGTHGAHVSLGIVWIICLLIQVAMRGLNKDNAPKLFIVSLYWHFLDVVWIFIFTAVYMIGMVFSG from the coding sequence ATGAGTCATGATGCAAACACAATTGATCAACGTTCGCATGAAGGTGAATTAAATAAGCTTGGCTTTTGGATTTTCCTTACAGCTGAATTCTCATTATTTGGTACGTTGTTTGCAGCGTTACTAACACTGCAACATGGTGGCGATTATGGTGGTAAAATGACTACCGAGTTATTTGAATTGCCCCTCGTTTTGATAATGACATTCGCTTTATTGATTAGTTCTTATACATGTGGTATTGCAATTTACTACATGAGAAAAGAAAAAGAAAAATTAATGATGATTTGGATGATTATCACTGTATTATTAGGTGTCGTATTCGTGGGCTTTGAAATCTATGAATTCATACACTATGTACATGAAGGTGTTAACCTTTCTATTGGTTCTTATTGGTCTAGTTTCTTTATACTATTAGGAACACATGGTGCCCACGTATCGTTAGGTATCGTCTGGATTATCTGCTTATTAATTCAAGTAGCTATGCGAGGATTAAATAAAGACAATGCTCCTAAATTATTTATAGTAAGTTTATATTGGCACTTTTTAGATGTTGTATGGATCTTCATCTTCACTGCCGTATATATGATAGGGATGGTGTTTAGCGGATGA
- the qoxB gene encoding cytochrome aa3 quinol oxidase subunit I, which translates to MNFPWDQLLVEGSWMITMAQIGAPFGIIGLIAVITYFKLWKYLYREWFTSVDHKKIGAMYLICAVLMFVRGGIDALMMRTQLAIPNNTFLDSNHYNEVFSTHGVIMIIFMAMPFIFGLWNVIVPLQIGARDVAFPVLNSVSFWLFFSGMILFNLSFIIGGSPAAGWTNYAPLAGEFSPGPGVNYYLIAIQISGIGTLMTGINFFVTILRMKTPTMKFMEMPMFTVTTFITALIVILAFPVLTVALALFTTDNIFGTAFFTVANGGMPMLWANFFWVWGHPEVYIVILPAFGIYSEIIPTFARKRLFGHQSMVWATAGIAFLSFLVWVHHFFTMGNGALINSFFSISTMLIGIPTGVKIFNWLFTLYQGRITFESPMLFALGFIPNFLIGGVTGIMLSMAAADYQYHNTYFLVAHFHYTLVAGVVFACLGALIFWWPKMTGFKLNETLNKWCFWFFVIGFNICFIPQFILGLDGMPRRLYTYMPEDGWWLLNVISTFGALLMALGFMFLVASIVYSFFKAPREATGDNWDGLGRTLEWSTAAAMPPKYNFAITPDWNDYDTFVDMKEHGRHYLDNHNYTDIHMPNNTPVGFWMGIFFTIGGFFLVFETMLPAILCLIGIFGTMIYRSFQVDHGYHIPVSEVIETEKRLREARIKEKEAVSHES; encoded by the coding sequence ATGAATTTTCCATGGGATCAATTACTTGTTGAAGGTTCTTGGATGATTACAATGGCACAAATCGGTGCCCCATTTGGAATCATTGGACTAATCGCAGTAATTACTTATTTTAAATTATGGAAATATTTATACAGAGAATGGTTCACATCTGTCGACCATAAGAAAATCGGGGCAATGTACTTAATCTGTGCCGTATTAATGTTCGTTCGTGGTGGTATTGACGCATTAATGATGCGTACACAATTAGCGATTCCTAACAATACGTTCTTGGACTCAAATCACTATAACGAAGTTTTTAGTACACACGGTGTTATCATGATTATCTTTATGGCAATGCCTTTCATATTTGGTTTATGGAATGTCATTGTACCTTTACAAATTGGTGCTCGAGACGTTGCATTCCCTGTATTAAATAGCGTAAGTTTCTGGTTATTCTTCTCAGGTATGATTTTATTCAACCTGTCATTTATAATCGGAGGCTCACCTGCTGCTGGTTGGACTAACTATGCACCACTCGCAGGCGAATTCAGTCCCGGGCCAGGTGTCAATTATTACTTAATTGCAATACAGATTTCTGGTATCGGTACACTGATGACAGGTATTAACTTCTTTGTAACTATACTTAGAATGAAAACACCTACAATGAAATTTATGGAAATGCCAATGTTTACGGTTACTACTTTCATTACAGCTTTAATCGTTATCTTGGCTTTCCCAGTACTAACAGTAGCATTAGCACTATTTACAACCGATAATATATTCGGTACAGCATTCTTTACAGTTGCTAATGGTGGTATGCCAATGCTTTGGGCTAACTTCTTCTGGGTATGGGGGCACCCCGAAGTATACATCGTTATCCTACCAGCATTCGGTATATACTCTGAAATCATTCCAACGTTTGCGCGTAAACGCCTATTTGGTCACCAAAGTATGGTTTGGGCGACTGCAGGTATCGCATTCTTAAGTTTCTTAGTTTGGGTTCACCATTTCTTCACAATGGGTAATGGTGCATTAATTAACTCATTCTTCTCGATTTCAACAATGCTTATTGGTATACCAACCGGTGTCAAAATATTTAACTGGTTGTTCACGCTTTACCAAGGTCGTATTACCTTTGAATCACCAATGCTATTCGCATTAGGATTCATACCTAACTTCTTAATTGGTGGGGTAACTGGTATTATGCTTTCTATGGCAGCAGCAGATTACCAATACCACAACACGTACTTCTTAGTAGCCCATTTCCACTACACATTAGTAGCGGGGGTTGTATTTGCCTGTCTAGGAGCTTTAATATTCTGGTGGCCTAAGATGACTGGATTTAAGCTGAACGAGACATTAAATAAATGGTGTTTCTGGTTCTTTGTAATTGGTTTCAACATTTGTTTCATACCTCAATTCATACTAGGTCTTGATGGTATGCCACGTCGTTTATACACTTATATGCCTGAAGATGGTTGGTGGTTACTAAACGTAATTTCAACTTTCGGTGCCCTATTAATGGCATTAGGCTTTATGTTCTTAGTCGCAAGTATTGTTTACAGCTTCTTCAAAGCACCACGTGAAGCAACTGGTGATAATTGGGATGGCTTAGGTCGTACTTTAGAATGGTCAACTGCAGCTGCAATGCCACCTAAATACAACTTTGCTATCACACCAGACTGGAACGACTACGATACATTTGTTGATATGAAAGAACATGGTCGTCATTATTTAGATAACCATAATTACACAGATATCCACATGCCGAATAATACGCCAGTTGGTTTTTGGATGGGAATATTCTTCACTATTGGTGGTTTCTTCCTAGTCTTTGAAACAATGCTACCGGCTATTCTTTGTTTAATTGGTATTTTCGGAACTATGATTTACCGTAGTTTCCAAGTAGATCACGGTTATCATATTCCAGTTTCTGAAGTAATTGAAACTGAAAAACGTTTACGTGAAGCACGAATAAAAGAAAAGGAGGCTGTAAGTCATGAGTCATGA
- the qoxD gene encoding cytochrome aa3 quinol oxidase subunit IV translates to MNTIVKHTVGFIASIVLTILAVFVTLYTSMELNVKITIIFGFAFIQAAVQLLMFMHLTEGRDGNLQAFKVIFAIIITLITVIGTYWVMQGGHSAHL, encoded by the coding sequence ATGAATACAATAGTAAAACACACAGTAGGTTTTATTGCCTCAATCGTTCTGACAATATTAGCAGTGTTTGTAACTTTATACACATCTATGGAACTTAACGTTAAGATTACCATCATTTTTGGTTTTGCTTTTATACAAGCTGCAGTTCAATTATTAATGTTCATGCACTTAACTGAAGGTAGAGACGGAAACTTACAAGCATTTAAAGTTATATTTGCGATTATCATTACTTTAATTACTGTTATTGGTACTTATTGGGTAATGCAAGGTGGACACTCGGCTCACTTATAA